One Micromonospora eburnea genomic region harbors:
- a CDS encoding phosphoglyceromutase, whose amino-acid sequence MTASEGPTVGTLVLLRHGESDWNAKNLFTGWVDVDLTAKGENEARRGGELLREHNLLPDVVHTSVLRRAIRTAELALSAADRHWIAVRRSWRLNERHYGALQGKNKKQTLDEYGEDQFMLWRRSYDTPPPPIDDNDEWSQVGDPRYALLPTELMPRTECLKDVVERMLPYWYDSIVPDILAGRTVLVAAHGNSLRALVKHLDQISDEAIAKLNIPTGIPLRYDLDRDLRPQTLGGTYLDPEAAKAAAAAVANQGR is encoded by the coding sequence ATGACTGCGAGCGAGGGGCCCACCGTCGGGACGCTGGTCCTGCTGCGGCACGGCGAGAGCGACTGGAACGCCAAGAACCTCTTCACCGGCTGGGTCGACGTCGACCTGACCGCCAAGGGGGAGAACGAGGCGCGGCGCGGCGGTGAGCTGCTCCGCGAGCACAACCTGCTGCCCGACGTGGTGCACACGAGCGTGCTGCGCCGCGCGATCCGCACCGCCGAGCTGGCGCTCAGCGCCGCCGACCGGCACTGGATCGCGGTGCGCCGGTCGTGGCGGCTCAACGAGCGGCACTACGGCGCACTCCAGGGCAAGAACAAGAAGCAGACTCTGGACGAGTACGGCGAGGACCAGTTCATGCTCTGGCGTCGGTCGTACGACACGCCGCCGCCGCCGATCGACGACAACGACGAGTGGTCCCAGGTCGGCGACCCCCGGTACGCGCTGCTGCCGACCGAGCTGATGCCGCGGACCGAGTGCCTCAAGGACGTCGTCGAGCGGATGCTGCCGTACTGGTACGACTCGATCGTGCCGGACATCCTGGCCGGCCGGACGGTGCTGGTGGCCGCGCACGGCAACTCGCTGCGCGCCCTGGTCAAGCACCTCGACCAGATCTCCGACGAGGCGATCGCCAAGCTGAACATCCCGACCGGCATCCCACTGCGCTACGACCTCGACCGGGACCTGCGCCCGCAGACCCTCGGCGGGACGTACCTCGACCCGGAGGCCGCCAAGGCGGCCGCCGCCGCGGTCGCTAACCAGGGCCGCTGA
- a CDS encoding sensor histidine kinase, which produces MEWAVAVAVAVALVAGLVAGLLLSRTVRERRRPAPGSDRSRGSAGRPAIPDEQQGGLSGLGRKTIDSLRAGVVVLDPDDVPVLVNPAARALGLLRTGTTPGSIAAHPLIRTLAGQVRRTGVRREIELDLPRGRDSAGDNPLGVHLRAMGLGAGYISVEAADVTESHRLARVRRDFVANVSHELKTPIGALQLLAEALVDATEPTGEGTSELSEDMIAARRFAERIQHESTRLGRLVQELLELTRLQGAEPQPAPEPVSVDWVIAEVVDRTRTSATAHRVEIVVDGERGLTVYGSDSQLATAVSNLVENAINYSGEDTTVRVAARATDEHVEIAVTDQGIGIAPNEVERIFERFYRADQARSRATGGTGLGLAIVKHIASNHGGRVDVSSTLGGGSTFTLRLPARPPDDLEATLSSAGIEAGPAELR; this is translated from the coding sequence GTGGAATGGGCAGTGGCGGTCGCGGTGGCCGTGGCTCTGGTGGCCGGACTGGTCGCCGGGCTGCTGCTGTCCAGAACCGTCCGAGAGCGGCGCCGGCCGGCGCCGGGGAGTGACCGCTCCCGTGGCAGCGCAGGGAGGCCGGCGATTCCCGACGAGCAGCAGGGCGGGCTCTCCGGGCTCGGCCGCAAGACGATCGACTCGCTCCGCGCCGGCGTGGTGGTGCTCGACCCGGACGACGTGCCGGTGCTGGTGAACCCGGCCGCGCGGGCGCTGGGCCTGCTCCGTACCGGGACAACGCCCGGATCCATCGCGGCGCACCCGCTGATCCGTACCCTCGCCGGGCAGGTCCGGCGCACGGGCGTGCGGCGCGAGATCGAGCTGGACCTGCCGCGCGGCCGCGACAGCGCGGGAGACAATCCGCTCGGCGTGCATCTGCGGGCGATGGGCCTGGGTGCCGGTTACATCTCGGTCGAGGCGGCCGACGTCACCGAGTCACACCGGCTGGCCCGGGTTCGGCGGGACTTCGTGGCCAACGTGAGCCACGAGCTGAAGACCCCGATCGGCGCGCTCCAACTCCTCGCCGAGGCGTTGGTGGACGCCACCGAGCCGACCGGCGAGGGTACGTCGGAGCTGTCCGAGGACATGATCGCGGCCCGGCGGTTCGCCGAGCGGATCCAGCATGAGTCGACCCGGTTGGGCCGGCTGGTGCAGGAGCTGTTGGAGCTGACCCGACTCCAGGGGGCCGAGCCGCAGCCCGCCCCGGAGCCGGTCTCGGTGGACTGGGTGATCGCCGAGGTGGTCGACCGGACCCGTACCTCGGCCACCGCCCATCGGGTGGAGATCGTCGTCGACGGGGAGCGTGGCCTCACCGTGTACGGCAGCGACAGTCAGCTCGCCACCGCCGTGTCGAACCTGGTGGAGAACGCGATCAACTACTCGGGCGAGGACACCACGGTCCGGGTGGCCGCGCGGGCCACCGACGAGCACGTCGAGATCGCCGTGACCGACCAGGGCATCGGCATCGCCCCGAACGAGGTCGAGCGGATCTTCGAGCGCTTCTACCGGGCCGACCAGGCCCGCTCCCGAGCCACCGGAGGCACCGGCCTCGGGCTGGCCATCGTCAAACACATCGCCAGCAACCATGGCGGCCGGGTGGATGTGTCGAGCACTCTTGGTGGGGGGTCGACGTTCACCCTCCGGCTGCCCGCCCGTCCCCCGGACGACCTGGAGGCGACACTCTCCTCCGCTGGGATCGAGGCCGGCCCGGCCGAGCTTCGGTAG
- a CDS encoding tripartite tricarboxylate transporter permease produces the protein MENLGNLLDGFGHVLTPMNLLIALLGVTIGTAVGVLPGIGPAMTVALLLPVTYGMGPTSALIMFAGIFYGGMYGGSTTSILLNTPGESSSVVTAIEGNKMAKAGRAAQALATAAIGSFVAGTIATLLLVVVTPPVVSFAVSLGAPDYFAVMLLAFVAVTAVLGASRVRGFASLLLGLVIGVIGVDQTGQQRLTFGIPQLIDGIDVVVVAVGIFAVGEALWIAAHLRRKSGEVIPVGQPWMGREDWKRSWKPWLRGTAFGFPFGAVPAGGAEIPTFLSYITEKKLSKHRDEFGRGAIEGVAGPEAANNASAAGTLVPMLAIGLPTNATAAVMLAAFEQFGIQPGPLLFEQESTLVWTLIASLFIGNLLLLVLNLPLAPAWARLLRIPRPYLYAGIIFFASMGAYAVNAQPFDLFLLLTLGLLGFGMRRFGLPILPLIIGIILGPRAELQGRRALQLSGGELHGLIGGWVSWVIYAAILVVLLWPLIGRFVVRPLRGRLVTG, from the coding sequence ATGGAAAACCTGGGCAACCTGCTCGACGGGTTCGGCCACGTGCTGACTCCGATGAACCTGCTGATCGCGCTGCTCGGCGTGACCATCGGCACCGCGGTCGGCGTGCTGCCCGGCATCGGCCCGGCGATGACGGTGGCGCTGCTGCTGCCGGTCACCTACGGCATGGGGCCGACCTCGGCGCTCATCATGTTCGCCGGCATCTTCTACGGCGGCATGTACGGCGGCTCGACCACCTCGATCCTGCTGAACACCCCCGGCGAGTCGTCCTCTGTGGTGACCGCCATCGAGGGCAACAAGATGGCCAAGGCCGGGCGGGCCGCCCAGGCCCTGGCGACCGCCGCGATCGGCTCGTTCGTCGCCGGCACCATTGCCACGTTGCTGCTGGTGGTGGTCACCCCGCCGGTGGTGTCGTTCGCGGTCAGCCTCGGCGCGCCCGACTACTTCGCGGTGATGCTGCTCGCCTTCGTGGCGGTCACCGCGGTGCTCGGTGCGTCCCGGGTACGCGGCTTCGCCTCGCTCCTGCTCGGCTTGGTCATCGGCGTGATCGGGGTCGATCAGACCGGTCAGCAGCGGCTCACCTTCGGGATCCCGCAGCTCATCGACGGCATCGACGTGGTTGTGGTGGCGGTCGGCATCTTCGCCGTCGGCGAGGCGCTCTGGATCGCCGCCCACCTGCGCCGCAAGTCCGGTGAGGTGATCCCGGTCGGCCAGCCCTGGATGGGCCGGGAGGACTGGAAGCGGTCCTGGAAGCCCTGGCTGCGCGGCACCGCGTTCGGGTTCCCGTTCGGCGCGGTGCCGGCGGGTGGGGCGGAGATCCCCACCTTCCTGTCGTACATCACGGAGAAGAAGCTCTCCAAGCACAGGGATGAGTTCGGTCGGGGCGCGATCGAGGGCGTCGCCGGGCCGGAGGCGGCCAACAACGCCTCGGCCGCCGGCACCCTGGTGCCGATGCTGGCGATCGGCCTGCCCACCAACGCCACCGCCGCGGTGATGCTGGCCGCCTTCGAGCAGTTCGGCATCCAGCCCGGGCCGTTGCTCTTCGAGCAGGAGTCCACGCTGGTCTGGACGCTGATCGCGAGCCTCTTCATCGGCAACCTGCTGTTGCTGGTGCTCAACCTGCCGCTCGCCCCGGCCTGGGCGCGCCTGCTGCGGATCCCGCGCCCGTACCTCTACGCCGGAATCATCTTCTTCGCGTCGATGGGCGCGTACGCGGTCAACGCCCAGCCGTTCGACCTGTTCCTGTTGCTCACCCTGGGTCTGCTCGGCTTCGGCATGCGCCGCTTCGGCCTGCCGATCCTGCCGCTGATCATCGGGATCATCCTCGGCCCGCGCGCCGAGTTGCAGGGCCGGCGGGCGCTCCAGCTCTCCGGCGGCGAGCTGCACGGCCTGATCGGCGGCTGGGTGTCCTGGGTGATCTACGCCGCCATCCTGGTGGTGCTGCTCTGGCCGCTGATCGGTCGGTTCGTGGTCCGGCCGCTGCGGGGAAGGTTGGTGACCGGATGA
- a CDS encoding sensor histidine kinase: MVAVTSRRRTLAGQLLVLQLAIIVVVLVAVAAVSLAQSAATFNRVEGRRVAALGEELAVSPLLRDQLNQPAPAEAIAPLLQNTLIRSGVTTLTVANERGRVVSSTDPTLVGSPVVLGDPQVAQGRSWFGELEVDGSQELVAQVPVLGDRKGENLGRYLGVVVVGEASPTWSERLVGASSYLLTYLGIASGLGVVGSWLLARRIKRQTLGLEPREIAGLAEHREALLHGIAEGVIALDPQQRVTLVNAVGRRLLDLPEDCLGRSLRELRINGRLRDVLAGTGSGPEARDQVVVRRGRVLVMNRMTVRKDGRRLGSVTTLRDRTELARLEQELGSFRSTTELLRAQTHEFANQLHTISGLIQIGEHDEVVRYVDALSRHRASLDLTVTSRIHDTAVAALLMAKSAVAAERRVELRVSERTGLDRLPAELSADVATVLGNLVDNAVEAVAGGREAAGDPAAEQPAWVEVELRQDAASVEIVVRDSGPGVAPELAQEVFTHGFTTKAAQGGERGIGLALTRLVCHRHGGEVAVTNTDEGAMFTARMSLPPSVLEGAR, from the coding sequence GTGGTCGCGGTCACGTCCCGGCGGCGTACGCTCGCCGGGCAGCTGCTCGTCCTTCAGCTCGCGATCATCGTCGTGGTGCTGGTGGCGGTGGCCGCCGTCTCGCTGGCCCAGTCCGCGGCCACCTTCAACCGCGTCGAAGGACGCCGGGTCGCCGCGCTCGGCGAGGAGCTCGCCGTCAGCCCGCTGCTGCGCGACCAGCTCAACCAACCGGCCCCCGCCGAGGCGATCGCGCCGCTGTTGCAGAACACGCTGATCCGGTCCGGGGTGACCACTTTGACCGTGGCGAACGAGCGGGGCCGGGTGGTCAGCTCGACCGACCCGACCCTGGTGGGCAGCCCGGTGGTGCTCGGCGATCCGCAGGTGGCGCAGGGCCGGAGCTGGTTCGGGGAGCTGGAGGTCGACGGGTCGCAGGAGCTGGTGGCCCAGGTGCCGGTACTCGGCGACCGGAAAGGGGAGAACCTCGGCCGGTACCTGGGTGTGGTGGTCGTCGGTGAGGCGTCGCCGACCTGGTCGGAACGCCTGGTCGGGGCTTCCTCGTACCTCCTCACCTATCTGGGCATCGCCAGCGGGCTGGGCGTGGTCGGGTCGTGGCTGCTGGCCCGGCGGATCAAGCGGCAGACCCTCGGCCTGGAGCCACGGGAGATCGCCGGGCTGGCCGAACATCGAGAGGCCCTGCTGCACGGCATCGCCGAGGGCGTGATCGCGCTGGATCCGCAGCAACGCGTCACCCTGGTGAACGCGGTGGGCCGGCGGCTGCTCGACCTGCCCGAGGACTGCCTGGGCCGCAGCCTTCGCGAGCTGCGGATCAACGGCCGGCTGCGGGACGTGCTGGCCGGCACCGGCAGCGGCCCGGAGGCCCGGGACCAGGTGGTGGTACGGCGCGGCCGGGTGCTGGTGATGAACCGGATGACCGTCCGCAAGGACGGCCGCCGGCTGGGCTCGGTCACCACCCTGCGGGACCGTACGGAGCTGGCCCGGCTGGAGCAGGAGCTCGGCTCGTTCCGCAGCACTACCGAATTGCTGCGGGCCCAGACCCACGAGTTCGCCAACCAACTGCACACCATCTCCGGGCTAATCCAGATCGGCGAGCACGACGAGGTGGTCCGGTACGTGGACGCGCTGAGCCGGCACCGGGCGTCGCTCGACCTGACCGTCACCAGCCGGATCCACGACACGGCGGTCGCGGCGCTGCTCATGGCGAAGTCGGCGGTGGCCGCGGAACGCCGGGTGGAGCTGCGGGTGTCCGAGCGGACCGGGCTGGACCGGCTGCCGGCGGAACTGTCGGCGGACGTCGCCACCGTGCTCGGCAACCTGGTCGACAACGCGGTCGAGGCGGTGGCCGGCGGCCGGGAGGCAGCCGGGGACCCGGCGGCGGAGCAGCCTGCCTGGGTGGAGGTCGAGCTACGGCAGGACGCGGCCTCGGTGGAGATCGTCGTCCGCGACTCCGGCCCCGGAGTCGCACCGGAGCTGGCGCAGGAGGTCTTCACCCACGGCTTCACCACCAAGGCGGCCCAGGGCGGCGAGCGGGGTATCGGCCTGGCGCTCACCCGCCTCGTCTGCCATCGTCACGGCGGCGAGGTCGCCGTGACGAACACCGACGAGGGCGCGATGTTCACCGCGCGGATGTCGCTGCCGCCCAGTGTGTTGGAGGGAGCGCGATGA
- a CDS encoding response regulator transcription factor: MSRVLVVEDEESFSDALSYMLRKEGFEVSVAATGTSALTEFDRTGADIVLLDLMLPEMSGTEVCRQLRQRSHVPIIMVTARDSEIDKVVGLEIGADDYVTKPYSPRELVARIRAVLRRQSAEATESGAPTLAAGPVRMDIERHVVTVDGAVVQLPLKEFELLELLLRNAGRVLTRGQLIDRVWGADYVGDTKTLDVHVKRLRSKIEPEPSAPRYIVTVRGLGYKFEP, translated from the coding sequence TTGAGCCGCGTACTGGTGGTCGAGGACGAGGAATCGTTCTCCGACGCCCTGTCCTACATGCTCCGCAAGGAGGGCTTCGAGGTGTCCGTCGCCGCGACGGGCACGTCCGCCCTCACCGAGTTCGACCGGACCGGCGCCGACATCGTGCTGCTCGACCTGATGTTGCCGGAGATGTCGGGTACGGAGGTCTGCCGTCAGCTCCGCCAGCGGTCGCACGTCCCGATCATCATGGTCACCGCCCGGGACAGCGAGATCGACAAGGTGGTCGGCCTGGAGATCGGGGCCGACGACTACGTCACCAAGCCGTACTCGCCGCGTGAACTGGTCGCCCGGATCCGGGCGGTGCTGCGTCGGCAGAGCGCGGAGGCGACCGAGTCGGGCGCGCCCACGCTGGCCGCCGGCCCGGTCCGGATGGACATCGAGCGGCACGTCGTGACCGTGGACGGCGCCGTCGTGCAGCTGCCGCTCAAGGAGTTCGAGCTGCTGGAGCTGCTGCTGCGCAACGCGGGCCGGGTGCTCACCCGGGGGCAGCTCATCGACCGGGTCTGGGGCGCCGACTACGTGGGCGACACCAAGACGCTGGACGTGCACGTCAAGCGGCTGCGCTCCAAGATCGAGCCGGAGCCCTCGGCACCCCGTTACATCGTCACCGTCCGCGGCCTGGGCTACAAGTTCGAGCCGTGA
- a CDS encoding Bug family tripartite tricarboxylate transporter substrate binding protein: MATRRNLLVMGVAAATALALGACGATAEKDGAGANDGKPATGLRIMVPNSPGGGYDTTARTAAKVMEDAKIATGVQVFNLPGAGGTVGLQRTVNEKGNGKLAMQMGLGVVGASYTSKSAATLTQTTPLAKMIEEAGAIVVPKDSPYKNINDLIAAWKADPKKIAVGGGSSPGGPDHLLPMQLAKAVGIDPRQVNFVSYDGGGELLPALLGGKVAFGASGFGEFLKQVEAGQIRVLAVTSEAPIEVLKDVPTLKASGIDLVFTNWRGIVAPPGISEADKKVWIDVLTKMHDSAEWKAELAKRGWTDAFVTGDEFGTFLTEQDKAVADILKQLGLA, encoded by the coding sequence ATGGCAACTAGGAGAAACCTGCTGGTCATGGGCGTGGCCGCCGCGACGGCGCTCGCCCTGGGGGCCTGCGGTGCCACCGCCGAGAAGGACGGGGCCGGCGCCAACGACGGCAAGCCGGCCACCGGACTGCGGATCATGGTCCCGAACAGCCCCGGCGGTGGGTACGACACCACGGCCCGCACCGCAGCCAAGGTGATGGAGGACGCCAAGATCGCCACGGGCGTTCAGGTGTTCAACCTGCCCGGCGCGGGCGGCACGGTCGGCCTCCAGCGGACCGTGAACGAGAAGGGCAACGGCAAGCTCGCCATGCAGATGGGGCTGGGCGTGGTCGGTGCCTCGTACACCTCCAAGTCGGCGGCGACGCTGACCCAGACCACCCCGCTGGCCAAGATGATCGAGGAGGCCGGCGCCATCGTGGTGCCGAAGGACTCCCCGTACAAGAACATCAACGACCTGATCGCGGCCTGGAAGGCCGACCCCAAGAAGATCGCGGTCGGTGGCGGCTCGTCGCCCGGCGGCCCGGACCACCTGCTGCCCATGCAGCTGGCCAAGGCCGTCGGCATCGATCCGCGCCAGGTCAACTTCGTCTCGTACGACGGCGGCGGCGAGCTGCTGCCGGCCTTGCTCGGCGGCAAGGTGGCCTTCGGCGCCAGCGGCTTCGGCGAGTTCCTCAAGCAGGTCGAGGCCGGCCAGATCCGGGTCCTCGCGGTGACCAGCGAAGCGCCGATCGAGGTGCTCAAGGACGTGCCGACCCTCAAGGCGTCCGGCATCGACCTGGTCTTCACCAACTGGCGCGGCATCGTCGCGCCGCCCGGGATCAGCGAAGCCGACAAGAAGGTGTGGATCGACGTGCTGACGAAGATGCACGACTCCGCCGAGTGGAAGGCCGAGCTGGCCAAGCGCGGCTGGACCGACGCCTTCGTCACCGGTGACGAGTTCGGCACCTTCCTGACCGAGCAGGACAAGGCGGTCGCCGACATCCTCAAGCAGCTCGGGTTGGCATGA
- a CDS encoding response regulator, translating into MIDVLIVDDDFMVARIHRGFVERIDGFRVVGTASTGEQAIAAVDEYRPDLVLLDLYLPDMFGLDVVTRIRAARHDCDVLVISAAREAEAVRRAVRYGAVNYLLKPFGFDELRNRLEQYAARRATLRAAVVADQADVDRVLSRSGSLATAPALPRGLSPETAELVERALRTNDGTLSASECADRVGISRVSARRYLEHFSGTGRAEVSLRYGAAGRPERRYSWVT; encoded by the coding sequence ATGATCGACGTGCTCATCGTCGACGACGACTTCATGGTGGCCCGCATCCACCGCGGTTTCGTCGAGCGGATCGACGGCTTCCGGGTGGTCGGCACCGCCAGCACCGGAGAGCAGGCGATCGCCGCCGTCGACGAGTACCGCCCCGACCTGGTCCTGCTCGACCTCTACCTGCCCGACATGTTCGGCCTGGACGTGGTGACCCGGATCCGGGCCGCCCGGCACGACTGCGACGTCCTGGTGATCAGCGCCGCCCGCGAGGCCGAGGCGGTCCGCCGGGCGGTCCGCTACGGGGCGGTCAACTACCTGCTCAAGCCGTTCGGCTTCGACGAGCTGCGCAACCGGCTGGAGCAGTACGCGGCACGCCGCGCCACGCTGCGCGCGGCGGTGGTCGCCGACCAGGCCGATGTCGACCGGGTGCTCTCCCGCAGCGGCTCACTGGCCACCGCCCCGGCCCTGCCGCGTGGGCTCAGCCCGGAGACCGCGGAATTGGTGGAGCGCGCCCTGCGTACGAACGACGGCACCCTGTCGGCCAGCGAGTGCGCCGACCGGGTGGGCATCTCCCGGGTCAGCGCCCGCCGCTACCTGGAACACTTCTCGGGTACGGGACGTGCCGAGGTGAGCCTCCGCTACGGCGCGGCGGGCCGCCCCGAGCGCCGATACTCCTGGGTGACCTGA
- a CDS encoding universal stress protein, with amino-acid sequence MTVLVGYVPSPLGEVALHAAIEQARFRNEPVLVVNTSRGDAYADPRLAQEADLDRVVRELVAAGVPHNVRQLMRGRDTVEEIEEIVEAEDVSLVVIGIRHRTPVGKLIMGSTAQEILLRVSCPVLAVKAD; translated from the coding sequence ATGACCGTGCTGGTGGGTTACGTGCCCTCGCCGCTCGGCGAGGTGGCCCTGCACGCGGCGATCGAGCAGGCCCGGTTCCGCAACGAGCCGGTGCTGGTGGTGAACACCTCGCGCGGTGACGCGTACGCCGACCCGCGGCTCGCCCAGGAGGCCGACCTGGACCGGGTGGTCCGCGAGCTGGTCGCCGCTGGGGTACCGCACAACGTGCGGCAGCTCATGCGGGGGCGCGACACGGTCGAGGAGATCGAGGAGATCGTCGAGGCCGAGGACGTGTCGCTGGTGGTGATCGGTATCCGGCACCGCACCCCGGTGGGCAAGCTGATCATGGGTTCGACCGCGCAGGAGATCCTGCTCCGGGTGTCCTGCCCGGTCCTCGCGGTGAAGGCCGACTGA
- a CDS encoding tripartite tricarboxylate transporter TctB family protein: MTDRTTRPDRGGDQPPRQAASIVPEQAAAPDRETGGMPSGPAPAADPAGQPAGAAAPAAGDESYGAESSAENAVPRRDRAQYGMCAFLALVGGLVIFDATTRVGQAINSADPIGPKPVPILLGVLLLIVAAIYAVDVARGGVGEPEAGEDVDLTTRIDWRTVLLLIGAFLVNAVLIDRLGWVISGTILFWGSAYALGNRHYFRNLLISVALSLITFYAFAIGLGVNLPAGVLQGIL, encoded by the coding sequence ATGACCGACAGGACTACCCGACCGGACCGGGGCGGCGACCAGCCGCCCCGGCAGGCCGCATCAATCGTGCCCGAGCAGGCGGCGGCGCCGGACCGGGAGACGGGCGGGATGCCCTCCGGCCCCGCCCCGGCCGCCGATCCGGCGGGGCAGCCCGCCGGGGCCGCGGCACCCGCCGCAGGCGACGAGTCGTACGGCGCCGAGTCGTCGGCGGAGAACGCGGTGCCCAGGCGGGACCGGGCGCAGTACGGGATGTGCGCGTTCCTGGCCCTGGTCGGCGGCCTGGTCATCTTCGACGCGACGACGCGCGTCGGGCAGGCGATCAACAGCGCGGACCCGATCGGCCCGAAGCCGGTGCCGATCCTGCTCGGCGTGCTGCTGCTCATCGTCGCCGCGATCTACGCGGTGGACGTGGCCCGCGGCGGCGTCGGTGAGCCGGAGGCCGGCGAGGACGTCGACCTGACCACCCGGATCGACTGGCGGACGGTGCTGCTGCTGATCGGCGCGTTCCTGGTCAACGCGGTGCTCATCGACCGGCTCGGCTGGGTGATCAGCGGGACGATCCTCTTCTGGGGCTCGGCGTACGCGCTCGGCAACCGCCACTACTTCCGGAACCTGCTGATCTCCGTCGCGCTGTCGCTGATCACGTTCTACGCCTTCGCCATCGGGCTCGGTGTCAACCTGCCCGCCGGCGTACTGCAAGGGATCCTGTGA
- a CDS encoding MFS transporter, translated as MAPGDLAVPGRAQTMLLLTHTIVVQAVTFMLRPASAYRALELDVPGAWLGVLGASFAVVPLVLAVPSGQAVDRFGERRIALAGSALLVAAGLGFVLFAGSVAGLVVASMLLGTARLCAVVAQQALVANRTPAHRYDAAFGYYTFAASLGQAIGPGLIVVFGGDRPIPDTRAIFLGATALAVPLLVAAAFLRPSAQHRAAAGPGAGGMRDLLRQPGLVRALTVSCVVLAAVDITLVYLPALGAERGIAAGEIGLLLGVRAVASMASRLLLGRLVSAFGRRALLIGTVALSAGGLALLLPPLPFWAMSAVVAVAGLGLGAGQPLTMSFLAESAPPGLRGRAMSLRLTGNRLGQVLIPSAAGLLAAGAGAVGVLACTAAGLAGAAVAATGLHRNPR; from the coding sequence GTGGCGCCCGGGGACCTGGCCGTCCCCGGGCGCGCCCAGACCATGCTGCTGCTCACGCACACGATCGTGGTGCAGGCGGTCACGTTCATGCTGCGGCCGGCGTCCGCGTACCGGGCGCTGGAGTTGGACGTGCCGGGGGCCTGGCTGGGGGTGCTCGGGGCCAGCTTCGCCGTCGTACCGCTGGTGTTGGCCGTTCCCTCCGGACAGGCGGTTGACCGGTTCGGCGAGCGCCGGATCGCGCTCGCCGGATCGGCGCTGCTCGTCGCCGCCGGCCTCGGTTTCGTGCTGTTCGCCGGCTCGGTGGCCGGCCTGGTGGTGGCCAGCATGCTGCTCGGCACCGCGCGTCTGTGCGCCGTGGTGGCCCAGCAGGCGCTGGTGGCCAACCGCACCCCGGCGCACCGGTACGACGCGGCGTTCGGCTACTACACCTTCGCCGCCTCGCTGGGCCAGGCCATCGGCCCCGGCCTGATCGTGGTCTTCGGTGGGGACCGCCCGATCCCGGACACCCGGGCCATCTTCCTCGGCGCCACCGCGCTGGCCGTGCCGCTGCTGGTGGCTGCCGCGTTCCTGCGCCCCTCCGCGCAGCACCGGGCCGCGGCCGGGCCGGGCGCCGGCGGGATGCGGGACCTGCTCCGTCAGCCCGGGCTGGTGCGTGCCCTCACGGTCAGTTGCGTGGTCCTGGCGGCGGTCGACATCACCCTGGTCTACCTGCCCGCCCTCGGTGCCGAACGCGGCATCGCGGCCGGGGAGATCGGTCTGCTGCTCGGCGTCCGCGCGGTCGCCTCGATGGCGTCCCGGCTGCTGCTCGGCCGACTGGTCTCGGCGTTCGGCCGGCGGGCGCTGCTCATCGGCACGGTCGCCCTCTCCGCCGGCGGCCTCGCGCTGCTGCTGCCGCCCCTGCCGTTCTGGGCGATGTCCGCGGTCGTCGCCGTCGCCGGCCTCGGACTCGGCGCGGGTCAGCCGCTGACCATGTCGTTCCTGGCCGAGTCGGCGCCGCCCGGGCTGCGCGGCCGGGCGATGTCGCTGCGGCTGACCGGCAACCGGCTCGGGCAGGTGCTCATCCCCAGCGCCGCCGGCCTGCTGGCGGCGGGAGCCGGCGCGGTCGGCGTCCTCGCCTGCACCGCCGCGGGTCTGGCCGGCGCGGCCGTCGCCGCCACCGGCCTGCACCGCAACCCCCGATGA
- the phoU gene encoding phosphate signaling complex protein PhoU gives MREEFRADLQIVSQLLVDMAEGVRAAMRQATTALLTADRPAAERVVEGDAEIDDRYRHVEERVCDLLARQAPVASDLRAMITALHVAADLERMGDLAQHVAKTALRRHPSPAVPAELRPVFTDMAAVADRMAEKIGVVLAHPDATVAAELDSDDDPMDDLHKSLFTVLLGDDWPYGVETAIDATLLGRFYERFADHAVNVGEHVVYLITGEAS, from the coding sequence ATGCGCGAAGAGTTCCGGGCCGACCTCCAGATTGTCAGCCAGCTACTGGTGGACATGGCGGAGGGGGTGCGCGCCGCCATGCGCCAGGCCACCACGGCCCTGCTCACCGCCGACCGCCCGGCTGCGGAGAGGGTGGTCGAGGGGGATGCCGAGATCGACGACCGCTATCGGCACGTGGAGGAGCGGGTCTGCGACCTGCTGGCCCGGCAGGCGCCGGTGGCCTCCGACCTGCGCGCCATGATCACCGCCCTGCACGTGGCGGCCGACCTGGAGCGGATGGGCGACCTGGCCCAGCACGTCGCCAAGACCGCGCTGCGCCGGCACCCCTCGCCGGCGGTGCCGGCCGAGCTGCGGCCGGTCTTCACCGACATGGCCGCCGTCGCCGACCGGATGGCCGAGAAGATCGGCGTGGTGCTGGCCCACCCCGACGCGACCGTCGCCGCCGAGCTGGACAGCGACGACGACCCCATGGACGACCTGCACAAGAGCCTCTTCACCGTGCTGCTCGGCGACGACTGGCCGTACGGGGTGGAGACGGCGATCGACGCCACCCTGCTGGGCCGCTTCTACGAGCGCTTCGCCGACCACGCGGTGAACGTCGGCGAGCACGTGGTCTACCTGATCACGGGCGAGGCCAGCTGA